Proteins encoded by one window of Culicoides brevitarsis isolate CSIRO-B50_1 chromosome 2, AGI_CSIRO_Cbre_v1, whole genome shotgun sequence:
- the LOC134829175 gene encoding fatty acyl-CoA reductase wat-like codes for MESSVVEFYQNKSVFLTGFTGLLGHIITEKLLRCCDLKAIYVLVRDKKGKSWQNRLDEVFEDPLFERLHKEKPDFKKRVIGIVGDCGVLDLGLNSNDINTIKEKVNVIIHAAATVRFDETLKKALFMNVKATKTLLDIAKEMRNLDAFIHVSTAYANCNQRGDINEAFYKPKYSATNMLKLLEILDEKAFNDLTADMIKGFPNTYAFSKHIAEDLVQSYNGQLPIVVFRPTFVMPTFREPVSGWTNNYYGPVGLMYGISLGVVHVYRLKPDNYAELVPVDMVVSCLLSTAWDIARSNYGSIQIYNFAPSNKNPLLWRRFIDETLSNGKLIPASKAYWYYAFETVENKHLFALLHFLYHTLPGRIVDLFLGFSNTKLRLSRVYASVEKLDSSMQFFSFNNWNFENTNVMKLWKKLSPVDKEMFFFDMENFDWSAFCKDSTYGFRRYIAKDDPSTIPFALKRQKVLKITHYVVTYSIKGLALYLLILLFSWIFNVFKYFMFN; via the exons ATGGAATCATCAGTTGTGgaattttaccaaaataaatcg gtgtTTCTAACGGGATTCACAGGATTATTGGGACACATTATTacggaaaaacttttaagatgCTGCGATCTTAAAGCAATTTATGTCTTGGTTCgagacaaaaaaggaaaatcatGGCAAAATCGTCTCGATGAAGTGTTTGAGGATCct ctttttgagCGACTTCACAAAGAAAAACCTGATTTCAAAAAGCGTGTTATTGGAATTGTTGGCGATTGTGGAGTTCTTGA tCTCGGCTTAAATTCGAATGATATAAACACAATTAAGGAAAAAGTTAATGTCATTATTCATGCTGCTGCTACTGTTCGATTTGACGAAACGCTCAAAAAAGCTCTTTTCATGAACGTCAAAGCTACAAAAACGCTCCTTGACATCGCCAAAGAAATGCGAAATCTCGATGCTTTTATCCATGTCTCAACCGCGTATGCGAATTGCAATCAAAGAGGAGACATTAACGAAGCATTTTACAAACCAAAATATTCGGCGACAAATATGCTGAAATTGCTCGAAATCTTGGATGAAAAAGCCTTCAATGATTTAACGGCAGACATGATAAAAGGTTTTCCCAATACTTACGCCTTTAGCAAACACATCGCTGAAGATTTGGTTCAAAGTTACAACGGGCAACTTCCGATTGTCGTTTTTCGTCCTACTTTTGTGATGCCAACGTTTCGAGAGCCTGTCAGTGGATggacaaataattattacggACCCGTTGGATTGATGTACGGAATTTCGTTGGGCGTTGTTCACGTTTATCGCTTGAAGCCCGATAATTATGCGGAATTGGTGCCTGTTGACATGGTTGTCTCTTGTTTGTTATCAACTGCTTGGGATATCGCACGAAGCAATTATGGATCGATTCAAATATACAATTTTGCGCCTTCCAACAAGAATCCTCTGTTATGGCGACGATTTATTGACGAAACTCTCTCGAATGGGAAACTTATCCCCGCATCAAAGGCTTATTGGTATTACGCGTTTGAAACTGTCGAAAACAAACACTTGTTCGCTCTTTTGCATTTCCTGTATCACACACTTCCGGGACGCATCGTTGATCTTTTTTTGGGATTTAGTAACACGAAACTCAGATTGAGCAGAGTTTATGCCTCGGTTGAAAAGTTGGATTCATCAATGCAGTTTTTCTCGTTCAACAATTggaattttgaaaatacaaaCGTTATg aaattatgGAAGAAATTGAGTCCCGTGGATAAGGAAATGTTCTTTTTCGACATGGAAAATTTCGATTGGTCAGCATTTTGTAAAGATTCTACTTACGGTTTTCGAAGATATATCGCAAAAGATGATCCATCAACGATTCCTTTCGCCTTGAAACGTCAAAAAGTGCTTAAAATTACGCATTATGTCGTCACCTATAGCATCAAAGGACTTGCTTTATATCTTCTTATTTTGCTTTTCTCATGGATTTTCaatgttttcaaatatttcatgttcaattaa